Proteins co-encoded in one Streptococcus ruminicola genomic window:
- a CDS encoding Nramp family divalent metal transporter yields METTVNSQKSLSEVNQSIAVPKNASFWQTLRAFIGPGALVAVGYMDPGNWITSVVGGATYKYLLLSVVLISSLIAMQLQQMAGKLGIVTQKDLAQATAAHLPKKLRYFLFVVIELALMATDLAEVIGSGIALHLLFGWPLLFSILITILDVFILLSLMKLGFRKIEALVSTLIATILIIFLYLVLLSKPSFSGILHGYIPQPSIIDLHQSGVNSKLTLALGIIGATVMPHNLYLHSSISQTRKVDYSSQSSIKQAVRFMTWDSNIQLTVAFVVNSLLLILGASLFYGHANDINAFSQMYDALQDSNIAGTVASAALSTLFAVALLASGQNSTITGTLTGQIVMEGFLKLRLPQWLIRLVTRLVALAPVLIIALLYGSQESVLDQLIVYSQVFLSLALPFSIFPLVYFTSNRKIMGDFVNSKWNSILGYLVAIILTVLNLKLIIDLF; encoded by the coding sequence TTGGAAACTACTGTCAATTCTCAAAAATCACTTAGCGAGGTCAATCAAAGTATTGCTGTTCCAAAAAATGCCTCATTTTGGCAAACACTTCGAGCTTTTATCGGACCAGGAGCTTTAGTGGCTGTTGGTTATATGGATCCAGGTAACTGGATTACTAGTGTTGTTGGTGGAGCTACTTATAAATATCTACTTTTATCAGTTGTTTTAATCTCATCTTTAATTGCTATGCAATTGCAGCAGATGGCAGGAAAACTAGGTATTGTGACTCAAAAGGATTTAGCGCAAGCAACTGCTGCTCATTTGCCAAAAAAGTTACGTTACTTTTTATTTGTTGTCATTGAATTAGCCTTGATGGCGACTGATTTGGCAGAAGTTATTGGATCTGGGATTGCGCTCCATTTACTATTTGGATGGCCGTTGCTATTTTCCATTTTAATAACTATCTTAGATGTTTTTATTCTCTTATCCTTGATGAAGCTTGGCTTTCGTAAAATTGAAGCTCTGGTTTCAACCTTGATTGCAACGATTTTGATTATCTTCTTATATCTAGTCTTGTTATCAAAACCAAGTTTCTCAGGTATTTTACATGGCTATATTCCTCAGCCGTCTATCATAGATTTGCATCAAAGTGGTGTTAATAGTAAATTGACACTTGCTTTAGGGATTATTGGTGCAACCGTAATGCCACATAATCTCTATCTTCACTCATCTATTTCACAAACACGTAAAGTTGATTATTCCAGTCAATCTTCTATTAAACAAGCGGTTCGTTTTATGACTTGGGATTCTAATATTCAACTAACAGTTGCTTTTGTGGTGAACTCACTTCTTCTTATCTTGGGAGCATCACTCTTTTATGGACACGCAAATGACATTAACGCTTTTTCACAAATGTATGATGCCCTTCAAGATTCAAACATTGCAGGTACAGTTGCTAGCGCTGCTTTATCAACCTTATTTGCTGTCGCCTTATTAGCTAGCGGGCAGAATTCTACCATCACAGGAACCCTAACGGGGCAAATCGTTATGGAAGGTTTCTTAAAACTGAGATTACCTCAATGGTTAATCCGACTAGTCACGCGCTTAGTTGCCTTAGCTCCAGTCTTGATTATCGCACTTCTTTACGGTAGTCAAGAAAGTGTCCTTGATCAATTAATTGTTTACTCGCAAGTCTTCCTATCTCTTGCACTTCCTTTCTCTATTTTCCCTTTGGTGTATTTCACATCAAATCGCAAGATTATGGGAGACTTCGTCAATAGCAAATGGAATTCTATTTTAGGCTACTTAGTAGCAATCATTTTAACTGTCTTAAACTTAAAATTAATTATTGATTTGTTTTAA
- a CDS encoding prepilin peptidase, with amino-acid sequence MDTLLFFFLGASLASFIGLVVDRFPKESILFPASHCNTCGKPLRPLDMIPVFSQIFNRSRCHFCKSKIPLWYGIFEFVCGLATALYYHDIIAPSSLFIFFFSMTLSLYDLKNQSFPLLIWLLPSAFLLLFLPLNTVSIILLLLGIIAELFDIKIGSGDFFYLASLSLFLDLENILWIVELGSLVGILYCLFDKNKRIPFVPFLFLGYLLVIIFKCA; translated from the coding sequence ATGGACACTTTGTTATTCTTTTTTCTTGGAGCATCGCTTGCTTCATTTATCGGATTAGTTGTTGATCGTTTTCCGAAGGAATCTATTTTATTTCCTGCTAGTCATTGTAATACCTGTGGCAAACCGCTGAGACCGCTGGACATGATTCCAGTTTTTTCTCAGATTTTTAACCGTTCTCGCTGCCATTTTTGTAAAAGTAAAATTCCTTTATGGTATGGCATTTTTGAATTTGTCTGTGGGCTCGCAACTGCTCTTTATTACCACGATATCATAGCTCCATCTAGTCTCTTTATTTTCTTCTTTAGCATGACACTTAGTTTATATGATTTAAAAAACCAGTCCTTTCCCCTATTAATCTGGTTACTACCCAGTGCTTTTTTACTCCTTTTTCTTCCTCTTAATACGGTAAGTATTATTCTTCTTTTACTTGGGATCATAGCTGAGCTTTTTGACATAAAAATCGGTAGCGGTGATTTTTTCTACCTAGCCAGTTTGAGTCTTTTTCTTGATTTGGAGAACATTTTATGGATTGTTGAACTGGGTTCTTTGGTAGGAATTCTGTATTGCCTTTTTGATAAAAACAAACGCATTCCCTTTGTTCCTTTTCTATTTTTAGGCTATCTTTTAGTTATAATTTTTAAGTGCGCTTAA
- a CDS encoding Dps family protein, translated as MTQTMTETIYASVTHNISQNTKNAKTKAVLNQAVADLSKAASIVHQIHWYMRGAGFFYLHPKMDELMDGLNANLDEISERLITIGGAPFSTLKEFDENSKLEETAGSFDKTMDENLARLVEVYTYLTALYQVGLDVTDEEGDAPSNDIFTAAKSDAEKTIWMLQAERGQAPGLK; from the coding sequence ATGACTCAAACAATGACTGAAACTATTTACGCATCTGTAACACATAACATTTCACAAAATACAAAAAACGCTAAAACAAAGGCTGTGCTTAATCAAGCAGTAGCAGATCTTTCAAAAGCTGCTTCAATCGTTCACCAAATCCACTGGTACATGCGTGGTGCTGGATTCTTCTACCTTCACCCAAAAATGGATGAATTGATGGACGGACTTAACGCTAACTTGGATGAAATCAGCGAACGTTTGATTACAATCGGAGGCGCACCATTCTCTACACTTAAAGAATTCGATGAAAACTCTAAATTAGAAGAAACTGCTGGTTCATTCGATAAGACAATGGACGAAAATCTTGCTCGTTTGGTTGAAGTTTACACTTACCTTACAGCTCTTTACCAAGTTGGTCTTGATGTGACTGACGAAGAAGGAGATGCCCCATCAAATGACATCTTCACAGCAGCAAAATCTGATGCTGAAAAAACAATTTGGATGCTTCAAGCCGAACGCGGACAAGCTCCAGGACTTAAATAA
- a CDS encoding YqgQ family protein: protein MKTLFDVQQLLKRFGIFVYIGKRLYDIEVMKLELEKLYENGLIDKADYLNAELILRREHRLEMEKENND from the coding sequence ATGAAAACTTTATTTGACGTGCAGCAACTGTTGAAACGGTTCGGCATTTTTGTCTATATCGGTAAACGTCTTTATGATATAGAAGTCATGAAACTTGAACTTGAGAAATTGTATGAAAATGGGTTGATTGACAAGGCTGACTACCTGAATGCAGAATTAATTTTGCGTCGCGAGCACCGTTTAGAAATGGAGAAAGAAAATAATGACTAA
- a CDS encoding ROK family glucokinase, producing MTKKLLGIDLGGTTIKFGILTLEGEVQEKWAIDTNTLEDGKHIVPDIVESIKHRLNLYGLTKDDFAGIGMGSPGAVDRENKTVTGAFNLNWAHTEEVGSVIERELGIPFAIDNDANVAALGERWTGAGANNPDVVFVTLGTGVGGGVIADGNLIHGVAGAGGEIGHMNVEPVDGFECTCGNKGCLETVASATGVVRVARHLAEEYEGDSKIKAAIDNGDVVTSKDIFVAAEAGDHFADSVVEKVGFYLGQATANIANILNPDSVVIGGGVSAAGEFLRSRVEKYFVTYAFPQVRKTTKVKIAELGNDAGIIGAASLASQFVD from the coding sequence ATGACTAAAAAACTTTTAGGGATTGACCTAGGTGGAACAACGATTAAATTCGGTATCCTAACTCTTGAAGGTGAAGTTCAAGAAAAATGGGCAATCGATACAAATACACTTGAGGATGGAAAACACATCGTTCCTGATATTGTTGAATCAATCAAACACCGTTTGAACCTTTACGGTTTGACAAAAGATGATTTTGCAGGTATCGGTATGGGTTCACCAGGTGCTGTTGACCGTGAAAACAAAACTGTTACAGGTGCCTTCAACTTGAACTGGGCTCACACTGAAGAAGTTGGTTCAGTTATCGAACGCGAACTTGGTATTCCATTTGCTATCGACAACGATGCTAACGTAGCTGCTCTTGGTGAACGTTGGACAGGTGCTGGTGCTAACAACCCTGATGTTGTTTTCGTAACACTTGGAACTGGTGTTGGTGGTGGTGTTATCGCTGACGGTAACCTTATCCACGGTGTTGCAGGTGCTGGTGGAGAAATTGGTCACATGAACGTTGAACCAGTTGATGGTTTTGAATGTACATGTGGTAACAAAGGATGTCTTGAAACAGTTGCTTCAGCAACAGGTGTTGTTCGTGTAGCTCGTCACTTGGCAGAAGAATACGAAGGTGATTCAAAAATCAAAGCTGCTATCGACAATGGTGATGTGGTAACAAGTAAAGATATCTTCGTAGCTGCTGAAGCTGGTGACCACTTTGCTGACTCAGTTGTTGAAAAAGTTGGTTTCTACCTTGGACAAGCAACTGCTAACATTGCAAACATCTTGAACCCAGACTCAGTTGTTATCGGTGGTGGTGTATCAGCTGCAGGTGAATTCTTGCGTAGCCGTGTTGAAAAATACTTCGTTACTTACGCATTCCCACAAGTTCGTAAAACAACTAAAGTGAAAATCGCTGAACTTGGTAACGATGCTGGTATCATCGGTGCTGCAAGTCTTGCAAGCCAATTTGTAGATTAA
- a CDS encoding rhodanese-like domain-containing protein codes for MNWMIFLIALVVIIGWFAWTYISVRRSAKFIDNAEFESMIHTSQLIDVREAAAFKTKHIMGARNLPASQIQLSYSAIRKDKPVLLYDSSRSAALPRVIKTLKKAGYTNLYVLKDGFDYWTGKIKEG; via the coding sequence ATGAACTGGATGATTTTTCTAATTGCTTTAGTCGTTATCATTGGTTGGTTCGCATGGACATACATTAGTGTTCGTCGTTCAGCTAAATTCATTGATAATGCAGAATTTGAAAGCATGATTCACACAAGTCAATTGATTGATGTTCGTGAAGCAGCAGCTTTCAAAACAAAACATATTATGGGAGCACGTAATCTCCCAGCTAGCCAAATTCAATTGTCTTACTCAGCTATTCGTAAAGACAAACCAGTTCTTTTATATGACAGTAGTAGAAGTGCTGCCCTTCCACGTGTTATCAAAACATTGAAAAAAGCTGGTTACACAAATCTTTACGTCCTCAAAGATGGCTTTGATTACTGGACTGGTAAAATTAAAGAAGGTTAA
- the typA gene encoding translational GTPase TypA, producing the protein MTKLREDIRNVAIIAHVDHGKTTLVDELLKQSHTLDERKELQERAMDSNDLEKERGITILAKNTAVAYNGVRINIMDTPGHADFGGEVERIMKMVDGVVLVVDAYEGTMPQTRFVLKKALEQNLTPIVVVNKIDKPSARPAEVVDEVLELFIELGADDDQLEFPVVYASAINGTSSLSDDPADQEHTMAPVFDTIIDHIPAPVDNSEEPLQFQVSLLDYNDFVGRIGIGRIFRGTVKVGDQVTLSKLDGSTKNFRVTKLFGFFGLERREIQEAKAGDLIAISGMEDIFVGETITPTDCVEPLPILHIDEPTLQMTFLANNSPFAGREGKFVTSRKVEERLLAELQTDVSLRVDPTDSPDKWTVSGRGELHLSILIETMRREGYELQVSRPEVIIKEIDGVKCEPFERVQIDTPEEYQGSVIQSLSERKGEMIDMQSTGNGQTRLVFLAPARGLIGYPTEFLSMTHGYGIMNHTFDQYMPVINAEIGGRRRGALVSIDTGKATTYSIMSVEERGTIFVNPGTEVYEGMIIGENSRENDLTVNITKAKQMTNVRSATKDQTAVIKTPRILTLEESLEFLNDDEYMEVTPESIRLRKQILDKNLRAKAAKKKKSAEE; encoded by the coding sequence ATGACTAAATTAAGAGAAGATATTCGTAACGTGGCGATTATCGCCCACGTTGACCACGGGAAAACAACCCTTGTTGATGAATTGTTGAAACAATCACACACACTTGACGAACGTAAAGAATTGCAAGAACGTGCAATGGACTCAAACGATCTTGAAAAAGAACGCGGAATTACAATCCTTGCTAAAAATACTGCAGTTGCTTACAACGGTGTTCGTATCAACATCATGGACACACCAGGACACGCGGACTTCGGTGGAGAAGTTGAACGTATCATGAAAATGGTTGATGGTGTTGTTCTTGTTGTCGATGCTTACGAAGGTACTATGCCTCAAACACGTTTCGTGTTGAAAAAAGCTCTTGAACAAAACTTGACACCAATCGTTGTTGTTAACAAAATTGATAAACCATCAGCTCGTCCAGCAGAAGTTGTTGACGAAGTTCTTGAACTTTTCATCGAACTTGGTGCCGATGATGATCAACTAGAATTCCCAGTTGTTTACGCATCAGCTATCAACGGTACATCATCACTTTCTGATGATCCAGCTGATCAAGAACACACAATGGCTCCTGTCTTTGATACAATCATTGACCACATTCCAGCTCCAGTTGACAACTCAGAAGAACCACTTCAATTCCAAGTGTCACTTCTTGATTACAACGATTTCGTTGGACGTATCGGTATCGGACGTATCTTTCGTGGTACTGTTAAAGTTGGTGACCAAGTTACTCTTTCTAAACTTGATGGCTCAACTAAAAACTTCCGTGTTACGAAATTGTTTGGTTTCTTCGGACTTGAACGTCGTGAAATCCAAGAAGCTAAAGCTGGTGATTTGATTGCTATCTCAGGTATGGAAGATATCTTCGTTGGTGAAACAATCACTCCAACTGATTGCGTTGAACCACTTCCAATCCTTCACATTGATGAACCAACTCTTCAAATGACATTCTTGGCAAATAACTCACCATTTGCAGGTCGTGAAGGTAAATTCGTAACATCTCGTAAAGTTGAAGAACGTTTGCTTGCTGAATTGCAAACTGACGTATCACTTCGCGTTGATCCAACTGATTCTCCAGATAAATGGACTGTATCAGGTCGTGGTGAATTGCACTTGTCAATCCTTATCGAAACAATGCGTCGTGAAGGATATGAACTTCAAGTATCACGTCCAGAAGTTATCATCAAAGAAATCGATGGCGTAAAATGCGAACCATTCGAACGTGTTCAAATCGATACACCAGAAGAATACCAAGGTTCAGTTATCCAATCATTGTCAGAACGTAAAGGTGAAATGATTGACATGCAATCAACTGGTAACGGTCAAACTCGCCTTGTCTTCTTGGCACCAGCTCGTGGACTTATCGGTTACCCAACTGAGTTCCTTTCAATGACTCACGGTTACGGTATCATGAACCACACGTTCGACCAATACATGCCAGTTATCAACGCTGAAATCGGTGGACGTCGTCGTGGTGCTCTTGTATCTATCGATACTGGTAAAGCAACAACATACTCAATCATGTCTGTTGAAGAACGCGGAACAATCTTCGTTAACCCAGGTACTGAAGTATACGAAGGTATGATCATTGGTGAAAACTCACGTGAAAACGACTTGACAGTTAACATCACTAAAGCTAAACAAATGACAAACGTTCGTTCAGCTACGAAAGACCAAACTGCTGTTATCAAAACTCCACGTATCTTGACTCTTGAAGAATCACTTGAATTCTTGAACGATGACGAATACATGGAAGTTACACCAGAATCAATCCGTTTGCGCAAACAAATTCTTGATAAAAACTTGCGCGCTAAAGCAGCTAAAAAGAAAAAATCAGCTGAAGAGTAA
- a CDS encoding DUF3165 family protein — MFYLIIAILIISYYIFMAPKTIRNTLGMIGFVGLVAMLLVLAVMSFVKIMQSPPEIFLALAMVALGFFALRDVYRLPVKKNENEQYSERG; from the coding sequence ATGTTTTATTTAATTATTGCAATCTTAATTATTTCATACTATATTTTCATGGCTCCTAAAACAATTCGTAATACTCTTGGGATGATTGGTTTTGTTGGCTTAGTTGCAATGCTACTTGTTTTAGCAGTAATGAGCTTTGTTAAAATCATGCAATCACCACCAGAAATTTTTCTTGCACTTGCTATGGTTGCCTTGGGATTTTTCGCGCTAAGGGATGTCTATCGCTTACCTGTTAAGAAAAATGAAAATGAGCAATATAGCGAAAGAGGCTGA
- the murD gene encoding UDP-N-acetylmuramoyl-L-alanine--D-glutamate ligase has translation MKKIETFENKKVLVLGLAKSGEAAARLLEKLGAIVTVNDGKPFDENPAAQSLLEEGIKVICGSHPLELLDENFELMVKNPGIRYDNPMVARAIEKHIPVITEVELAYMISDAPIIGITGSNGKTTTTTMIAETLNNGGKSGLLSGNIGFPASEVAQTATDKDTLVMELSSFQLMGTDTFHPHMAVITNLMPTHIDYHGSFEEYVAAKWNIQKNMTAEDYLVLNFNQDLAKELAQKTAAQVVPFSTTEKVDGAYLDGDTLYFKDEAIMKASEIGVPGSHNVENALATIAVAKLSGIANEAIKETLSHFGGVKHRLQALGEVNGIKFYNDSKSTNILATQKALSGFDNSKVILIAGGLDRGNEFDELVPDITGVKLMVILGESAPRVKRAADKAQVPYVDAKDVADAARIAYSKAEVGDVVLLSPANASWDMYKSFEVRGDEFIATFEAIKGE, from the coding sequence ATGAAAAAAATTGAAACATTTGAAAATAAAAAAGTCTTAGTTCTTGGTTTAGCAAAATCTGGAGAAGCTGCAGCGCGTCTCCTTGAAAAATTAGGTGCTATCGTTACAGTTAACGACGGTAAACCATTTGATGAAAATCCAGCTGCACAATCTCTTCTTGAAGAAGGCATCAAAGTTATCTGTGGTAGCCATCCACTAGAACTTTTGGATGAAAACTTTGAATTGATGGTTAAAAACCCAGGAATTCGTTACGATAATCCAATGGTGGCTCGCGCTATTGAAAAACATATTCCAGTTATCACAGAAGTTGAGTTGGCTTACATGATTTCAGATGCACCAATTATTGGTATCACTGGTTCAAATGGTAAAACAACAACAACAACTATGATTGCTGAAACATTGAACAATGGTGGTAAATCAGGTCTTCTTTCAGGAAATATTGGTTTTCCTGCTTCTGAAGTGGCACAGACTGCTACAGATAAAGACACTTTGGTTATGGAATTATCTTCTTTCCAATTGATGGGAACAGATACTTTCCACCCACACATGGCTGTTATTACAAACCTTATGCCAACACATATTGACTACCATGGTAGTTTTGAAGAATATGTTGCTGCAAAATGGAATATTCAAAAGAATATGACAGCAGAAGATTATTTGGTACTTAACTTTAACCAAGATTTGGCAAAAGAATTAGCACAAAAAACAGCAGCACAAGTTGTCCCATTCTCTACAACTGAGAAAGTTGACGGTGCTTACCTAGATGGTGATACTTTGTATTTCAAAGATGAAGCTATCATGAAAGCATCTGAAATCGGTGTTCCTGGTAGCCACAACGTTGAAAATGCTTTGGCAACAATTGCAGTTGCAAAACTCTCAGGAATTGCAAATGAAGCTATTAAAGAAACTTTGTCACATTTTGGTGGGGTTAAACACCGTCTTCAAGCTCTTGGTGAAGTTAACGGCATTAAATTCTATAACGATTCTAAATCAACAAATATTCTAGCAACTCAAAAAGCTCTTTCAGGATTTGATAATTCAAAAGTTATCTTGATTGCTGGTGGTCTTGACCGTGGTAATGAATTCGACGAACTTGTTCCAGATATTACAGGTGTTAAATTGATGGTTATTCTTGGAGAATCAGCTCCTCGTGTGAAACGCGCAGCTGATAAAGCACAAGTTCCGTACGTTGATGCTAAAGATGTCGCAGATGCTGCTCGTATTGCTTACAGTAAAGCTGAAGTTGGAGATGTTGTTCTCTTGAGCCCTGCTAATGCAAGCTGGGATATGTATAAGAGCTTTGAAGTTCGTGGTGATGAATTTATCGCAACCTTTGAAGCTATTAAAGGAGAATAA
- a CDS encoding UDP-N-acetylglucosamine--N-acetylmuramyl-(pentapeptide) pyrophosphoryl-undecaprenol N-acetylglucosamine transferase, whose product MAKKIVFTGGGTVGHVTLNLILIPKFIKDGWEVHYIGDKHGIEHEQIEKSGLDVTFHSIATGKLRRYFSWQNMLDVFKVSFGILQSIAIIAKIRPQALFSKGGFVSVPPVIAAKTLGVPVFVHESDLSMGLANKIAYKFATTMYTTFEQAKGLVKVKHVGAITKVGSKVAYDRSKIEEIKAHFNPELKTLLFIGGSAGARVFNDFITNTPELVEHYNVINISGDKSLNGLSQNLYRVDYVTDLYQPLMDMADAVVTRGGSNTIFELVAMNKLHLIVPLGKEASRGDQLENAAYFEKKGYARQLSEDKLTFSNLEEELTQLFEQENSYHTQMKNSTEIKSQEEFYDLLKQDISKTAKGI is encoded by the coding sequence ATGGCTAAAAAAATCGTATTTACCGGTGGTGGTACAGTTGGCCATGTTACCTTGAACTTGATTCTTATCCCAAAATTTATCAAAGATGGTTGGGAAGTTCACTATATTGGTGACAAACATGGAATTGAACACGAACAAATTGAAAAATCAGGTCTAGATGTAACCTTCCATTCTATTGCAACAGGAAAATTAAGACGTTATTTTTCATGGCAAAACATGCTTGATGTGTTCAAAGTTTCATTTGGAATTCTTCAATCAATTGCAATTATCGCTAAAATTCGTCCACAAGCTTTATTCTCAAAAGGTGGCTTTGTATCTGTCCCACCAGTCATTGCGGCAAAAACACTTGGAGTTCCTGTTTTTGTGCACGAATCTGACTTATCAATGGGCTTAGCCAATAAAATTGCCTATAAATTTGCGACAACGATGTACACAACCTTTGAACAAGCCAAAGGCTTGGTGAAAGTAAAACACGTTGGTGCGATTACAAAAGTTGGTAGCAAAGTTGCTTATGATAGAAGCAAAATTGAAGAAATTAAAGCACACTTTAACCCTGAATTGAAAACACTTCTTTTCATCGGTGGTTCTGCGGGGGCACGTGTTTTTAATGACTTTATTACAAATACCCCTGAATTGGTTGAACACTACAATGTTATCAATATTTCAGGAGATAAAAGTTTAAACGGATTGAGTCAAAATCTCTATCGAGTTGATTATGTCACAGACCTTTATCAGCCTTTGATGGACATGGCAGATGCTGTTGTGACACGCGGTGGTTCAAATACTATTTTTGAGTTGGTTGCCATGAATAAATTACACTTGATTGTGCCTCTTGGAAAAGAAGCTAGTCGAGGAGACCAACTGGAAAATGCTGCTTATTTTGAGAAAAAAGGCTATGCTCGCCAACTTTCTGAAGACAAGCTAACATTTTCAAATTTAGAAGAAGAGTTAACACAACTTTTTGAACAAGAAAATAGCTATCACACACAAATGAAAAATTCCACTGAAATCAAGTCACAAGAAGAATTTTATGATCTGCTTAAACAAGATATTTCTAAGACTGCAAAAGGAATTTAA
- a CDS encoding cell division protein FtsQ/DivIB, producing MTKKKEPKKGQKAKSEKKSALTEWQKRNIEFLKKKEAEKAEKKKRQEKLRLERKPKATDTDTKAEKVEEKALTAEEKKKAKEAKKEEAREAKEAKKLQKLEAKKEKTPLQKAIHHALPVIITSAVVLLISIFLVTPFSKKKIVTVTGATTVSQEEVIRDSGIKPSNYLFSLIFHHSAYEKNIISKNKMVKSANFIYRFPNKLNIDVKEYSIIAYAQTDDGYQPILENGTRIGLVGASELPESFLTINLSSEKDIQKLVKAFSKLDKDLVNQIQIVSSADSATTSDLLKLEMHDGNIVRVPLSEVAKKLPYYLKIKDSLPENSIVDMEVGIYATSESIEASVAADKEKAKNENKEESESDSKSDEENSQTESSEEATATESSEAEGAENQAPEATNEEHPNETAVVEQVAQQ from the coding sequence ATGACAAAAAAGAAAGAGCCTAAAAAAGGTCAAAAAGCTAAATCAGAAAAAAAATCAGCTTTGACGGAATGGCAAAAACGTAATATTGAGTTTCTAAAGAAAAAAGAAGCTGAAAAAGCGGAAAAGAAAAAACGCCAAGAAAAATTACGCTTAGAGCGCAAGCCGAAAGCAACAGATACTGATACCAAAGCTGAAAAAGTCGAAGAAAAAGCTTTGACTGCAGAAGAAAAGAAAAAGGCTAAGGAAGCTAAAAAAGAAGAAGCTAGAGAAGCTAAAGAGGCTAAAAAATTACAAAAACTGGAAGCTAAAAAAGAGAAAACGCCTCTTCAAAAAGCGATTCATCATGCGCTACCAGTTATCATCACTTCTGCGGTTGTTCTTTTAATTTCAATCTTTTTGGTAACCCCATTTAGTAAAAAGAAAATTGTTACGGTTACGGGTGCGACAACGGTTAGTCAGGAAGAAGTGATTAGAGATTCAGGAATTAAACCGTCTAACTATCTCTTTTCATTGATTTTCCACCATTCAGCTTATGAAAAAAATATTATTAGCAAAAATAAAATGGTGAAAAGTGCTAACTTTATTTACCGTTTCCCAAATAAATTAAATATTGATGTTAAAGAGTACAGCATAATTGCTTATGCCCAAACTGATGATGGCTATCAGCCAATCCTTGAAAATGGGACACGTATTGGTCTTGTAGGAGCTTCTGAATTACCAGAAAGTTTCTTAACGATTAATTTATCATCAGAAAAAGACATTCAAAAACTGGTTAAGGCTTTTTCAAAATTGGATAAAGATTTGGTTAATCAAATTCAAATTGTCAGCTCAGCAGATTCTGCAACAACATCAGATTTATTGAAATTGGAAATGCATGATGGAAACATTGTTCGTGTACCATTATCTGAAGTAGCTAAGAAATTACCATATTATTTGAAAATAAAAGATAGCTTACCAGAAAACAGCATTGTTGATATGGAAGTGGGAATTTATGCAACTTCTGAATCCATTGAAGCATCTGTTGCAGCGGATAAAGAAAAAGCTAAAAACGAAAACAAAGAAGAATCAGAATCTGATTCTAAATCTGACGAAGAAAACTCTCAAACCGAGTCGAGTGAGGAAGCTACAGCAACGGAATCAAGCGAAGCTGAAGGCGCAGAAAATCAAGCTCCAGAAGCTACAAATGAAGAGCATCCGAACGAAACCGCAGTAGTTGAACAAGTAGCTCAACAATAA